Proteins from a genomic interval of Sporolactobacillus sp. Y61:
- a CDS encoding FtsW/RodA/SpoVE family cell cycle protein has translation MNRNVLSKIDYTMVFIIFLFACISFISIYYAPLDETGSRAMSLAYRQIGWYIFSFLIASLIMIMDYDRLKRMHWIFYGLGMFLLFGLTLAQLGLPIPLVDDSHGAWSWYALPGIGQLQPSEFMKLFLIISLAATIDKHNEQYQIRGMREDLLLIGKLALISLPPFILVFIQPDLGMSLVFFSIIVSMIIVSGISWKLITAVMGMIVSGLVFFVISWFKFPFIIDLILKSHQKDRFLAWQNPYQFRNEQGYQLIQSLNSIGSGEFFHHGYNAAISLPEAYNDFIFSVIGGTFGFVGGVTVVLLYFLLISRIVRTAVDTHDPFGSYMCTGIVGMIMFQVFENIGMTIQIMPITGLTLPFLSYGGSSLLSSMICIGIVQSVRIQTQKFMFT, from the coding sequence ATGAACAGAAATGTGTTATCAAAAATTGACTATACAATGGTTTTTATCATCTTTCTTTTTGCCTGTATCAGTTTTATTTCCATATATTATGCACCTCTGGATGAAACAGGCAGTCGGGCGATGAGCCTTGCCTATCGGCAGATTGGATGGTATATATTCAGTTTTCTGATTGCTTCTTTAATTATGATCATGGACTATGATCGATTAAAACGCATGCACTGGATATTTTACGGATTGGGCATGTTTCTGCTTTTCGGGCTGACTCTGGCTCAGCTCGGGCTGCCGATTCCACTGGTTGATGATTCACATGGTGCCTGGAGCTGGTATGCACTCCCTGGTATCGGTCAGCTTCAGCCGTCAGAATTTATGAAACTGTTCTTGATTATCTCTCTGGCTGCAACGATCGATAAGCATAATGAACAGTATCAGATTCGCGGTATGAGAGAGGATCTTCTGCTGATTGGGAAACTGGCTCTGATTTCGCTTCCACCGTTTATACTCGTTTTTATTCAGCCGGATCTTGGTATGTCTCTGGTCTTTTTCAGTATCATTGTATCGATGATCATCGTTAGCGGGATCAGCTGGAAATTAATCACGGCAGTCATGGGAATGATCGTCAGTGGCCTTGTATTTTTCGTGATCAGCTGGTTTAAATTTCCTTTTATTATTGATCTGATACTGAAAAGTCACCAGAAAGACCGTTTCCTTGCCTGGCAGAATCCTTATCAGTTCAGAAACGAACAGGGATATCAGCTGATACAGTCACTGAATTCTATCGGTTCCGGTGAATTTTTCCATCACGGCTATAATGCGGCCATTTCACTTCCTGAAGCCTATAATGACTTTATTTTTTCTGTCATCGGCGGAACATTCGGTTTCGTCGGTGGAGTGACCGTCGTTCTGCTGTATTTCTTACTGATCTCGCGAATTGTCCGGACAGCAGTCGATACCCATGATCCGTTCGGAAGTTATATGTGCACCGGTATCGTGGGCATGATCATGTTCCAGGTCTTTGAGAATATCGGTATGACGATCCAGATCATGCCAATTACCGGTCTGACGCTGCCCTTTCTGAGCTATGGAGGCAGTTCCTTGTTGTCGAGTATGATCTGTATTGGAATCGTGCAGAGTGTGCGAATACAGACACAAAAGTTTATGTTCACGTAA
- the fabI gene encoding enoyl-ACP reductase FabI: MELTLEGRTYVVMGVANKRSIAWGIAQALDRAGARLIFTYNNERFRESVEKLAATLHGKKSLFYPCDVTSDEEIKTTFSKIKEDAGVIHGLAHCIAFARKEELGGEYMNTTREGFLLAQNISAYSLTAVLKEARGLMTEGGSVVTMTYLGGERVVTNYNVMGVAKASLDASVKYLAGDLGKDNIRVNAISAGPVRTLSAKGISGFNNVLKVIEEKAPLRRSISPEDVGNTALFLFSDLAKNITGETIHVDAGFNIVGL, encoded by the coding sequence ATGGAACTGACACTTGAAGGACGCACTTATGTGGTGATGGGTGTGGCAAATAAAAGAAGTATTGCCTGGGGAATCGCTCAGGCACTCGACCGGGCCGGAGCCAGACTGATTTTTACCTACAATAATGAACGGTTCCGTGAGTCGGTTGAAAAGCTGGCAGCTACTCTTCATGGTAAAAAAAGTCTGTTTTACCCGTGCGATGTGACAAGTGATGAAGAAATCAAAACGACTTTCTCAAAAATTAAAGAAGATGCCGGGGTGATTCATGGACTCGCTCATTGCATCGCTTTCGCCAGAAAAGAGGAACTGGGCGGCGAATATATGAATACGACACGTGAGGGTTTCCTCCTGGCTCAGAATATCAGCGCTTATTCTCTCACAGCAGTTCTGAAGGAAGCCAGAGGCCTGATGACGGAAGGGGGCAGCGTCGTCACGATGACTTATCTTGGTGGTGAGCGGGTTGTGACCAACTACAATGTCATGGGTGTAGCCAAAGCAAGCCTGGATGCCAGTGTCAAATACCTGGCAGGTGACCTGGGTAAGGATAATATTCGTGTCAATGCGATCTCCGCCGGCCCTGTCCGGACTTTGTCTGCAAAAGGCATCTCCGGCTTTAACAATGTACTGAAGGTGATCGAAGAGAAAGCACCGCTAAGGCGCTCGATCAGCCCGGAAGATGTGGGCAACACGGCCCTGTTCCTTTTCAGTGATCTTGCAAAAAACATCACCGGCGAAACGATTCATGTCGATGCCGGGTTTAATATTGTCGGACTCTGA
- a CDS encoding DUF421 domain-containing protein has translation MESFGSIMIELSVGLFGLILLTKVMGRASMSEATPFDFISMIVVGDFVSGAIYDPETHIIKILFAIFFWGVLIFLIDFITLKFHLSRGFFESQPALVISNGKINRQELKKNKVDINHLQMLLRDRNIFSIKEVQFAVLEPNGKVSIIKKPELDQATRRDLDLPARSVTLPITLISDGIVIKRNLSRAGKSEAWLNQELKRLNIDKPEDVMIAEWTKEEGLFVQSRSE, from the coding sequence TTGGAGTCGTTCGGATCCATCATGATTGAACTTAGTGTGGGATTATTCGGGTTGATTTTATTGACAAAGGTGATGGGCAGGGCATCCATGTCGGAAGCCACGCCTTTTGATTTTATTTCCATGATCGTTGTCGGCGACTTCGTCAGCGGTGCAATATATGACCCTGAAACGCATATCATCAAAATCCTGTTTGCTATTTTCTTCTGGGGCGTGCTCATCTTTCTGATCGATTTTATCACCTTAAAATTCCATCTTTCCCGCGGTTTCTTCGAGAGTCAGCCTGCACTCGTCATCAGTAACGGCAAGATCAACAGACAGGAACTGAAAAAAAATAAAGTAGATATAAATCATTTGCAGATGCTGCTCCGTGATCGAAATATCTTTTCTATAAAAGAAGTTCAATTCGCCGTTCTTGAACCTAATGGAAAAGTATCAATCATTAAAAAACCGGAATTAGATCAGGCGACACGCCGCGATCTTGATCTGCCTGCCCGTTCCGTTACCCTTCCGATAACGCTGATCAGTGACGGGATCGTGATCAAACGAAATTTGAGTCGGGCGGGAAAGAGTGAAGCGTGGCTGAATCAGGAACTGAAACGACTGAACATTGATAAGCCTGAAGACGTGATGATTGCCGAATGGACAAAGGAAGAAGGCCTCTTTGTCCAGTCTCGTTCAGAATAA
- a CDS encoding alpha/beta hydrolase-fold protein — translation MKLSGQMSDMQIESKSLNRILPVICYTPPDYTTYQNYPLLIAQDGRDYIQIGRLASTADKWITGGVIRPVIIVAIPYETPASRWDLYYPEGSLYQAYLSALSEDVLPIVASTRSISEAPEDRTLIGDSLGGTISLMTALNRPDLFDSVIMQSPYCGSRKMMQQIRSATQLPSFIYHSTGRGETAVKTTRGTTENFLEPNRELHRILSSREPDHYIFVESGGIHTWRFWQPDIKRALIEKYGLKM, via the coding sequence ATGAAACTATCCGGACAAATGTCAGATATGCAGATAGAAAGCAAATCCCTGAATCGAATACTTCCTGTTATTTGCTACACTCCTCCTGATTACACCACATATCAGAACTATCCTTTACTGATCGCTCAGGATGGACGGGACTATATTCAAATCGGACGCCTGGCCAGTACGGCAGATAAATGGATTACAGGTGGAGTAATCCGGCCAGTGATTATCGTTGCCATTCCCTACGAAACCCCGGCATCACGATGGGATCTCTACTATCCTGAAGGTTCGCTGTATCAGGCATACCTTTCTGCGTTATCTGAAGACGTGCTCCCGATTGTCGCGTCGACGCGGTCAATCAGTGAAGCACCAGAAGACCGCACATTAATCGGCGACTCTCTGGGTGGAACGATCTCCTTGATGACAGCGCTTAACCGGCCGGATCTGTTTGACAGTGTCATCATGCAGTCCCCTTACTGCGGCAGCCGTAAGATGATGCAGCAGATCAGATCGGCCACGCAATTGCCTTCATTCATCTATCATTCAACAGGAAGAGGCGAAACGGCGGTGAAAACGACAAGAGGGACAACGGAAAACTTTCTGGAACCCAATCGTGAACTGCACCGCATCCTTTCCAGTCGCGAACCTGATCACTATATTTTTGTAGAAAGTGGCGGAATTCATACGTGGCGATTCTGGCAGCCGGATATAAAACGTGCCCTGATTGAAAAATATGGTTTAAAGATGTAA
- a CDS encoding phosphatidylglycerophosphatase A, with amino-acid sequence MKEEKYLKSLTYAPGLPDDATFYSAHKKRVTSHAVSEAAVRALKERGVTVSDIAEIVYDLQKPFMPHLTKEECEENVHGALAKRELQHAILVGIELDKLAEKKRLSEPLQSLVDQDEGLFGVDETIALGAVSSFGSIAATTFGYLDKVKPKIIGKLDLEEGGRVNTFLDDLVASIAADASSRLAHRVRDEEEKRFKKRKK; translated from the coding sequence ATGAAGGAAGAAAAATATTTAAAGAGCCTGACATATGCTCCCGGCCTGCCGGATGACGCTACTTTTTATTCTGCGCATAAAAAAAGGGTCACATCTCATGCGGTTTCCGAAGCTGCCGTTCGAGCGTTAAAGGAAAGAGGCGTCACGGTTTCGGATATAGCGGAAATCGTGTATGATCTTCAGAAGCCGTTCATGCCGCATCTTACCAAAGAGGAATGTGAGGAGAATGTGCACGGCGCGCTGGCAAAACGTGAATTACAGCACGCTATCCTGGTGGGCATTGAGTTAGATAAACTGGCGGAAAAGAAGAGGCTGTCTGAGCCGCTGCAGTCGCTCGTAGATCAGGATGAAGGTCTGTTTGGTGTTGATGAAACCATTGCGCTCGGGGCGGTCTCCAGTTTTGGCAGCATTGCCGCCACGACCTTTGGTTATCTGGATAAAGTGAAGCCGAAGATCATCGGCAAGCTCGATCTGGAAGAGGGCGGCCGGGTGAACACATTCCTCGACGACCTTGTTGCAAGTATTGCCGCCGATGCATCCAGCCGGCTGGCACATCGTGTCAGAGACGAAGAGGAAAAGCGATTTAAAAAAAGGAAAAAATAA
- a CDS encoding alpha/beta fold hydrolase, protein MTAFLIIHGFGGSTEGHWQEWLAKKLRKAGFPVYFPQLPDWFHPDKDTWLSALKETMDRIKEEKLVVVTHSLGCVLWLHYAALKAGRKAARVILVSPPSPHLRTGALRVFFPDSPEKERQAEESVQRFYPFPAETGILQSAADRTVIVASSTDPFLPDHSILDYTVYQVPIILLPDMGHINLRTGYGPWPWILDVCLHGRVPGPTDHDDAGYGE, encoded by the coding sequence GTGACTGCTTTTCTTATCATACATGGTTTTGGCGGAAGTACAGAGGGTCACTGGCAGGAGTGGCTGGCAAAAAAGCTGCGGAAAGCAGGCTTTCCTGTCTATTTCCCACAATTGCCTGACTGGTTTCATCCGGATAAAGACACTTGGCTGTCTGCGTTAAAAGAGACCATGGACAGAATTAAAGAAGAGAAGCTGGTCGTCGTGACGCATAGTCTCGGCTGCGTGCTCTGGCTTCATTATGCGGCTCTGAAAGCGGGCAGAAAAGCTGCCAGGGTGATTCTTGTATCACCGCCATCGCCACATCTGAGGACGGGCGCTCTTCGTGTATTTTTCCCTGATTCACCGGAGAAGGAACGTCAGGCTGAAGAAAGTGTGCAACGTTTTTACCCGTTTCCGGCAGAGACAGGCATCCTTCAGTCGGCTGCAGATCGAACCGTGATTGTCGCTTCATCAACAGATCCTTTTCTGCCGGATCATTCGATTCTCGACTATACGGTGTACCAGGTGCCGATTATTCTGCTGCCCGACATGGGACATATCAATTTGAGAACGGGATACGGGCCATGGCCATGGATTCTTGATGTCTGTCTTCATGGCAGGGTCCCCGGTCCGACAGATCACGATGACGCCGGGTACGGAGAATAA
- a CDS encoding Fur-regulated basic protein FbpA, with protein sequence MSDRTANAIDRKKEFLIEKLLGRGIYKRRNQQLYELSVKELENEYRKSCRAN encoded by the coding sequence ATGTCAGACAGAACAGCAAATGCCATCGATCGAAAAAAAGAATTTCTCATTGAAAAATTATTAGGCAGAGGGATATATAAAAGGAGAAACCAACAGCTCTATGAATTGTCGGTTAAAGAACTGGAAAATGAATACCGTAAATCGTGCAGAGCGAACTAA
- a CDS encoding MerR family transcriptional regulator: MANHSKKDAYLFKKVITIGTVCELTGLSERQIRYYEKRKLIFPERSDRGNRKYSFSDVETLMDIANKMEDGMQTSELRKEMQKKDNKKVDSKLRERMIRGQLNAYFNKRD; encoded by the coding sequence GTGGCTAATCACTCTAAGAAGGACGCCTATCTGTTTAAGAAGGTCATTACTATCGGGACAGTTTGTGAACTGACAGGTTTGAGCGAGCGCCAGATTCGTTACTATGAGAAGCGGAAATTAATTTTCCCTGAACGATCAGACCGCGGAAACAGAAAATATTCCTTCTCCGATGTTGAAACACTGATGGATATAGCCAATAAAATGGAGGATGGAATGCAGACATCGGAATTACGTAAGGAAATGCAGAAGAAAGATAACAAAAAGGTAGACAGTAAACTGAGGGAGAGGATGATTCGCGGTCAGCTGAACGCCTATTTTAACAAACGGGACTGA
- the cydB gene encoding cytochrome d ubiquinol oxidase subunit II gives MIHLTGRDITLSLNELWFILIAVLFVGFFFLEGYDFGVGMATRFVARDQLERRIMVNTIGPFWDANEVWLITAGGAMFAAFPNWYATLFSGFYIPLVVMLLLLIARGTAFEFRAKVAHPKWTGTWDWAIFIPSLLVPFLWGVVFSALVYGLPIDSKMNMHGVFTSFVNPYTVLGGVLITLLCLYHGLVYLCLRTDEDIQARARSLAKRLFWVLAAAAVAFIVVSFFVTDIFELRGALLYPIYAVDVLALILSAVFLSKKRDGWAFGMNAGVILLTVGSLFIGLFPRVMISNINPANNLTIYNAASGSYSLTVMTIVALTLLPFVIGYSIWSYYVFRKRVTKKETLQY, from the coding sequence ATGATCCATTTGACGGGGAGGGATATCACGTTGTCACTCAATGAGCTGTGGTTTATACTGATTGCTGTTCTGTTCGTCGGTTTTTTCTTTCTGGAAGGTTACGATTTTGGTGTGGGCATGGCGACGCGGTTTGTTGCCAGAGATCAGCTGGAAAGACGCATTATGGTCAATACGATCGGACCGTTCTGGGATGCTAATGAGGTGTGGCTGATTACGGCCGGCGGGGCGATGTTCGCCGCTTTTCCCAACTGGTATGCCACATTATTCAGCGGGTTCTATATTCCGCTCGTGGTCATGCTGCTGCTTCTGATCGCCCGGGGTACGGCATTCGAATTTCGCGCCAAGGTCGCGCATCCAAAGTGGACCGGGACGTGGGACTGGGCCATTTTTATTCCCAGCCTGCTCGTGCCCTTCCTCTGGGGCGTTGTCTTCTCAGCACTCGTTTATGGCCTGCCTATTGACAGTAAGATGAATATGCATGGTGTGTTTACAAGCTTCGTCAATCCGTACACCGTGCTCGGCGGGGTCCTGATTACGCTCCTTTGCCTTTATCATGGCCTGGTCTACCTGTGCCTGCGTACGGATGAAGACATTCAGGCACGGGCACGGAGCCTCGCCAAAAGGCTTTTCTGGGTGCTTGCCGCAGCTGCTGTTGCCTTTATCGTCGTTTCATTCTTTGTGACTGACATTTTTGAACTCAGAGGCGCCTTGCTGTACCCGATTTATGCGGTCGATGTCCTGGCGCTCATCCTGTCCGCCGTCTTTCTGTCGAAAAAGCGTGACGGCTGGGCATTCGGCATGAACGCCGGTGTGATCCTTCTGACCGTCGGATCTCTCTTCATCGGACTTTTCCCGAGAGTCATGATCAGTAACATCAATCCGGCTAATAATCTGACCATTTACAATGCAGCTTCCGGTTCATATTCTCTGACGGTTATGACGATTGTCGCACTGACGCTTCTGCCATTCGTTATCGGCTATTCGATCTGGAGTTATTATGTATTCAGAAAGAGAGTTACGAAGAAGGAAACCTTACAATATTAA
- the cydD gene encoding thiol reductant ABC exporter subunit CydD, with translation MDRDILTYPGARRLFVSAAFLTLIEGLCIIGQAGLLAGLVSDLFTGRSISSMGNQIVLFFIVLAIRHLCVLTIKSLSFRFAERTSKSMRKRFLNRLFFTGSEQIRTGGSGTLVTLTLEGVAQVRHYLELFIPKIVANGILPLMILVYVLTKDWLSALILFLTMPVLIIFMILLGLAAQKKMDDRWASYRVLSNHFLDSLRGLPTLRYLGLGKIHAKTIERVSDKYRKMTMGTLKLAFLSSFALDFFTMLSIAFVAVALGLRLIDGHILLEPALTVLILAPEYFTPVRELGQDYHATLDGKEAAEKINHIAPQQEKEETTGEEASADRWQWSDHAILKLNEVSAVYQDSNGKKALNDISFSARGDETIGIIGSSGAGKSTLIDVIGGFLATASGHIEVNGVPGSFASGAWRKQVTYIPQHPYIFSASLGENVAFYQPDASGNQIREAVRAAGLDQLVEEFPGGLDEKIGAGGRPLSGGQEQRVALARAFLCNRPVLLLDEPTAHLDIETEYELKQTMIRLFKGKLVLMATHRLHWMDQMDRILVIDRGRIVESGPQDELIRKNGVYTRLVRSQLEGQS, from the coding sequence ATGGATCGCGATATATTAACTTATCCTGGTGCCAGGCGTCTCTTTGTCTCAGCAGCTTTTCTGACTTTAATCGAAGGGCTGTGTATTATCGGCCAGGCTGGGCTGTTAGCCGGTCTTGTGTCCGATCTTTTTACAGGACGATCGATTTCTTCAATGGGCAATCAGATCGTTCTTTTTTTTATTGTTCTGGCGATCAGGCATCTGTGTGTCTTAACGATTAAATCTCTTTCTTTTCGCTTTGCTGAGCGCACCAGTAAGTCGATGCGGAAAAGGTTCCTGAACAGATTATTTTTCACAGGATCGGAACAGATCAGAACAGGCGGATCCGGGACACTTGTCACGCTGACCCTTGAAGGCGTGGCGCAGGTGCGTCATTACCTGGAGCTGTTTATTCCAAAAATCGTTGCGAACGGGATCCTGCCGCTGATGATTCTGGTCTATGTCCTGACAAAAGACTGGCTGTCCGCTTTAATCCTTTTTCTGACCATGCCTGTTCTGATTATCTTTATGATCCTGCTCGGACTCGCCGCGCAGAAAAAGATGGATGACAGGTGGGCTTCTTACCGCGTGCTCTCCAACCACTTCCTGGATTCGCTTCGCGGACTGCCGACCCTGCGCTATCTGGGACTTGGAAAAATTCATGCCAAAACCATTGAGAGAGTCAGTGATAAATACAGAAAGATGACGATGGGGACGCTGAAACTTGCTTTTCTTTCCTCATTTGCACTTGATTTCTTTACCATGTTGTCTATAGCTTTTGTCGCTGTTGCTCTGGGTCTCCGGCTGATTGACGGGCATATATTACTCGAGCCGGCGCTCACTGTACTGATTCTGGCCCCTGAATATTTTACGCCTGTCCGTGAACTCGGGCAGGACTACCACGCGACTCTGGACGGGAAGGAAGCTGCTGAAAAAATCAATCATATCGCCCCTCAGCAAGAAAAAGAAGAGACGACAGGGGAAGAGGCCAGTGCCGACCGGTGGCAATGGTCAGATCACGCGATTCTGAAACTGAATGAGGTCTCGGCGGTTTATCAGGACAGCAACGGGAAAAAGGCACTGAATGATATCTCTTTTTCCGCACGGGGTGATGAAACCATCGGGATCATTGGATCCAGCGGGGCGGGGAAGTCGACTTTAATTGATGTCATCGGTGGTTTTCTGGCCACGGCATCCGGTCATATTGAAGTCAATGGCGTACCCGGATCATTTGCTTCAGGAGCCTGGAGAAAACAGGTGACCTATATTCCCCAGCATCCCTATATTTTCAGCGCCTCCCTTGGCGAAAATGTCGCCTTTTATCAGCCGGATGCATCCGGAAACCAGATCCGGGAGGCTGTTCGCGCCGCCGGACTGGATCAGCTGGTGGAGGAATTTCCGGGCGGGCTTGATGAGAAAATTGGCGCAGGCGGAAGGCCATTAAGCGGTGGCCAGGAACAGCGAGTCGCTCTGGCACGGGCTTTTCTATGTAACCGGCCGGTTCTGCTGCTTGATGAACCTACCGCGCATCTCGACATTGAAACAGAGTATGAACTGAAACAGACGATGATCCGTTTGTTCAAGGGGAAACTTGTATTAATGGCAACACACAGACTGCACTGGATGGATCAGATGGACCGTATTCTGGTCATTGACAGGGGCCGGATTGTTGAATCCGGGCCGCAGGATGAACTGATCCGCAAAAATGGTGTGTACACCCGTCTGGTACGGTCACAATTGGAGGGACAATCATGA
- the cydC gene encoding thiol reductant ABC exporter subunit CydC, which produces MKEWFVPYAQKHWRGLVLSAVLMFFALFCAAGLLFTSGYLISKAALQPENILMIYVPIVGVRAFGIFRAVFQYAGRLTSHSTILRILSEMRIRLYHCLEPAALFIRSRFRTGDLLGVLSDDIEHLQDIFLRTALPGGTALLIYALWIGFLGWFDPVFAILLGLYFLILLVVFPLVSLMWAGKAHKRLSGIRHGLYDKLTDAVLGAGDWMMSGRQKDFISSYEGLENQSMLVTRRLNQIKIWRDFVCQLLIGLAVIFLLIWSGHMASGGHMQSTLIAAFVLVTFTISESFVPVSEAVERLPQYREAFTRLSKVDKRDPELPSVADSQPVWPDMREIIIEANHVFYRYKKKDEWALQDLSFRIGQGERVALIGRSGAGKTTLIHTIYGALRPPRGSLTLNGVPAYRFGDNMSEYIAVLDQNPHLFDTSVRNNLALGNEQATEEELVQAAKAVGLHELIEQLPKGYRTQMHEAGSIFSGGEQERLALARILLKQTPVVILDEPTVGLDPITEKKLLQTIFSTLKGKTLIWITHHLTGAEKMDQIFFMENGRFCMKGDHRHLMRTYPRYRRLYQLDVPDHLKHMLDAPFNEDI; this is translated from the coding sequence ATGAAAGAATGGTTTGTACCTTATGCACAGAAACATTGGAGAGGGCTCGTTCTTTCAGCCGTTCTGATGTTCTTCGCACTCTTTTGTGCAGCCGGACTGCTCTTTACATCCGGGTACCTGATTTCAAAAGCGGCCCTTCAGCCGGAAAACATCCTGATGATTTATGTTCCGATTGTGGGTGTCCGTGCTTTCGGGATTTTCCGTGCGGTCTTCCAGTATGCCGGGCGCCTGACCAGTCACAGTACCATCCTGCGCATTCTTTCAGAAATGCGTATCAGACTGTATCACTGTCTTGAACCTGCGGCCCTGTTTATCCGGTCGAGGTTTCGTACCGGAGATCTGTTAGGTGTGCTTTCTGATGATATTGAGCATCTTCAGGATATTTTTCTCAGAACCGCACTGCCAGGGGGAACGGCCCTTCTGATTTATGCGCTGTGGATTGGCTTTCTCGGCTGGTTTGACCCGGTCTTTGCGATTCTTCTGGGCTTATATTTTCTGATTTTACTGGTCGTTTTTCCCCTGGTCTCACTGATGTGGGCCGGGAAGGCACATAAACGCTTATCAGGAATCAGGCACGGGCTGTATGACAAACTGACTGATGCCGTTCTCGGCGCGGGTGACTGGATGATGTCCGGCCGTCAGAAGGATTTTATCAGCAGTTATGAGGGACTGGAAAATCAGTCCATGCTCGTCACGAGACGCCTGAACCAGATCAAGATCTGGCGTGACTTTGTCTGTCAGCTGCTGATCGGACTGGCCGTTATTTTTCTCTTGATATGGTCCGGACATATGGCGTCTGGCGGGCATATGCAGTCCACACTGATCGCTGCATTTGTCCTGGTGACGTTTACCATATCAGAATCATTTGTCCCGGTTTCAGAGGCAGTTGAACGTCTGCCGCAATACAGGGAGGCTTTTACAAGACTCTCTAAAGTAGATAAAAGGGATCCGGAACTCCCCTCCGTTGCGGACAGTCAGCCTGTCTGGCCGGATATGCGGGAAATAATCATTGAGGCGAACCATGTCTTTTATCGGTATAAGAAAAAGGACGAATGGGCACTGCAGGATCTCTCCTTTCGTATCGGGCAGGGTGAGCGCGTCGCATTAATCGGGAGAAGCGGGGCAGGAAAGACGACCTTGATTCATACCATTTACGGAGCGCTCAGACCGCCCAGAGGATCTCTGACGCTCAATGGGGTACCTGCATACCGGTTTGGCGACAACATGTCGGAGTATATTGCTGTACTGGATCAGAACCCGCATCTTTTTGATACGTCAGTCCGGAATAACCTTGCTCTGGGTAATGAGCAGGCTACTGAAGAAGAACTCGTACAGGCAGCCAAGGCAGTCGGGCTGCATGAGCTTATTGAGCAGTTACCGAAAGGGTACCGGACGCAGATGCACGAAGCCGGATCGATTTTTTCCGGCGGAGAACAGGAGCGCCTGGCCCTGGCAAGAATTCTGCTGAAACAGACGCCAGTCGTCATTCTTGATGAACCGACTGTGGGGCTTGATCCGATCACGGAGAAAAAGCTGCTGCAGACGATATTCTCAACTTTGAAAGGGAAAACGCTGATCTGGATTACCCATCATCTGACAGGGGCTGAAAAAATGGATCAGATCTTCTTCATGGAAAACGGGCGATTCTGTATGAAAGGGGATCACCGTCATTTAATGAGGACGTATCCAAGATACCGCCGGCTCTATCAGCTGGATGTTCCGGATCATTTAAAACACATGCTTGATGCGCCATTTAATGAGGACATATGA